From Streptomyces sp. TLI_053, a single genomic window includes:
- a CDS encoding SDR family oxidoreductase, with protein sequence MRTATTALITGASSGLGAEFAAQLAARGHDLVLVARSADRLHDLAERLGKAHGITAHVLVQDLAAPDAARRVGAGLADRGIAVDILVNNAGFGTCGPFETVDGQRDHDQLMVNVVALVDLTHELLPGMLARGGGSVINVSSTASFQPTPYLAVYGASKTFVLNFSLALRQEYRKRGIRVLAFCPGPVETEFFNVIGTRKAAVTGSFATVGPVVRAALRALDADRAYVVPGLANQLSAHLTPRRPRTLVAALAERLSRGVRDAMAGGGTGGEAGAREPSGERVA encoded by the coding sequence GTGCGCACTGCCACCACTGCTCTGATCACCGGCGCGTCCTCCGGCCTCGGTGCCGAGTTCGCCGCCCAGCTCGCCGCGCGCGGTCACGACCTCGTCCTGGTCGCCCGCTCCGCCGACCGCCTGCACGACCTCGCCGAGCGCCTGGGCAAGGCCCACGGCATCACCGCCCACGTCCTGGTCCAGGACCTCGCCGCCCCCGACGCCGCCCGCCGCGTCGGCGCCGGACTCGCGGACCGGGGCATCGCCGTCGACATCCTGGTCAACAACGCCGGCTTCGGCACCTGCGGCCCGTTCGAGACCGTCGACGGGCAGCGCGACCACGACCAGCTGATGGTCAACGTGGTCGCCCTCGTCGACCTCACCCACGAACTCCTCCCCGGCATGCTCGCGCGCGGCGGGGGTTCGGTGATCAACGTGTCCTCCACGGCGAGCTTCCAGCCCACCCCGTACCTCGCCGTCTACGGCGCCTCGAAGACCTTCGTGCTCAACTTCAGCCTCGCGCTGCGGCAGGAGTACCGGAAGCGCGGCATCCGCGTCCTGGCCTTCTGCCCCGGGCCGGTGGAGACCGAGTTCTTCAACGTCATCGGCACCCGGAAGGCCGCTGTCACGGGCAGCTTCGCGACGGTCGGCCCGGTCGTCCGGGCTGCGCTGCGGGCCCTCGACGCCGACCGCGCCTACGTGGTGCCGGGCCTCGCCAACCAGCTCAGCGCCCACCTCACCCCGCGCCGCCCGCGCACCCTGGTCGCCGCGCTGGCCGAACGCCTCTCGCGCGGCGTCCGCGACGCGATGGCGGGCGGCGGGACGGGCGGCGAGGCGGGCGCCCGCGAGCCGAGCGGCGAGCGGGTGGCCTGA
- a CDS encoding GNAT family N-acetyltransferase has translation MEIRATSEQDRERFVATMHSAFGLFPGTTTEDGGGAWWSAFELDRGLFAVAEDGPPVGTAAAYSFELTLPGGGIVPVSGVTAVGVAPTHRRQGALTGMMRRQLADIRERGEFLSVLLASEAVIYRRFGYGPATWTNRLTVPRKRAELITPRAGGEDTGSVELLRSDDCQEILEEVYDRYRRAQPGALSRPHRWWALRAGQPPISPAPRYVVLHRDAAGVPDGYASYALGDFDRVNKTSVLTVDEVIALDDTVFTALARTVLGHDLIGQVVFKHVPSWHPLRWQLEDIRSGETSAEEDWLWVRLLDVPRALAARGWFADGELVLDVEDAFLGEHHRWLLTVRDGKAECAETDREPDLSLDVSDLGSIYLGGTTPSTLVRAGRIEAHRPGAAAEADSLFGTERPPHCLHWF, from the coding sequence ATGGAGATCCGTGCCACGAGCGAGCAGGACCGCGAGAGGTTCGTCGCCACCATGCACTCGGCCTTCGGGCTGTTCCCCGGAACCACCACCGAGGACGGCGGCGGGGCCTGGTGGTCGGCCTTCGAACTGGACCGGGGGCTGTTCGCGGTGGCGGAGGACGGTCCGCCGGTCGGCACCGCCGCCGCCTACTCCTTCGAACTCACCCTGCCCGGGGGCGGCATCGTCCCGGTCTCCGGAGTCACCGCCGTCGGGGTCGCGCCCACGCACCGGCGGCAGGGCGCGCTCACCGGGATGATGCGGCGTCAGCTCGCCGACATCCGCGAGCGCGGCGAGTTCCTCTCGGTGCTGCTGGCCTCGGAGGCCGTGATCTACCGCCGTTTCGGCTACGGACCGGCGACCTGGACCAACCGGCTGACCGTGCCGCGCAAGCGGGCCGAGCTGATCACCCCGAGGGCGGGCGGCGAGGACACCGGTTCCGTCGAGCTGCTGCGGAGCGACGACTGCCAGGAGATCCTGGAGGAGGTCTACGACCGCTACCGCCGGGCCCAGCCCGGGGCGCTCTCGCGGCCGCACCGCTGGTGGGCCCTGCGGGCCGGTCAGCCCCCGATCTCCCCGGCGCCGCGCTACGTCGTGCTGCACCGGGACGCCGCCGGCGTCCCGGACGGCTACGCGAGTTACGCGCTCGGCGACTTCGACCGCGTGAACAAGACGAGCGTCCTGACCGTGGACGAGGTCATCGCCCTCGACGACACCGTGTTCACGGCGTTGGCCCGCACCGTGCTCGGCCACGACCTGATCGGTCAGGTCGTGTTCAAGCACGTCCCGTCCTGGCACCCGCTGCGCTGGCAGCTGGAGGACATTCGCAGCGGCGAGACCAGCGCCGAGGAGGACTGGCTCTGGGTCCGGCTGCTGGACGTGCCGCGCGCCCTGGCCGCGCGCGGCTGGTTCGCGGACGGGGAGCTGGTGCTCGACGTCGAGGACGCGTTCCTCGGTGAGCACCACCGCTGGCTGCTCACCGTCCGGGACGGCAAGGCGGAGTGCGCGGAGACCGACCGGGAGCCGGACCTGAGCCTGGACGTGTCCGACCTGGGCTCGATCTACCTCGGTGGCACCACCCCGAGCACACTGGTCCGCGCGGGCCGGATCGAGGCCCACCGGCCGGGCGCGGCCGCCGAGGCCGACAGCCTCTTCGGCACGGAGCGGCCGCCGCACTGCCTGCACTGGTTCTGA
- the cutA gene encoding divalent-cation tolerance protein CutA translates to MATNSGGFLVVTTTHDDEDKARALAAEVVRARLAACAQVYRIRSVYWWDGEVQDAAEWRTDFKTRAELLDELTEFIGARHDYDTPEVVAVPMVAGSAAYLEWVRAETDRP, encoded by the coding sequence ATGGCGACGAACAGCGGTGGGTTTCTCGTGGTGACCACGACCCACGACGACGAGGATAAGGCCCGCGCCCTGGCGGCGGAGGTCGTGCGGGCGCGGCTGGCCGCCTGCGCGCAGGTGTACCGGATCCGGTCCGTGTACTGGTGGGACGGCGAGGTCCAGGACGCGGCGGAGTGGCGGACCGACTTCAAGACCCGCGCCGAACTGCTCGACGAGCTGACGGAGTTCATCGGTGCGCGGCACGACTACGACACCCCGGAGGTGGTGGCCGTGCCGATGGTGGCGGGCAGCGCCGCGTACCTGGAGTGGGTGCGGGCCGAGACGGATCGCCCGTGA
- a CDS encoding nitroreductase family deazaflavin-dependent oxidoreductase: MPLEGEYGLSPAQWIREQVELYESSGGTEGTTLRDTGLPVVVITMRGAKSGKVRKVPVMRVEHEGRYAAVASKGGFPEHPVWYLNLTTDPHVELQDGPVRQEMTAREVTGSERAEWWERAVAAFPTYAEYQEKTDRLIPVFVLEPGHR; the protein is encoded by the coding sequence ATGCCTCTTGAGGGCGAGTACGGGCTGAGTCCGGCACAGTGGATCCGCGAGCAGGTCGAGCTGTACGAGAGTTCGGGTGGCACCGAGGGGACGACGCTGAGGGACACCGGTCTGCCGGTCGTCGTCATCACGATGCGCGGCGCGAAGAGCGGCAAGGTGCGCAAGGTCCCGGTGATGCGGGTGGAGCACGAGGGACGGTACGCGGCCGTGGCCTCGAAGGGCGGCTTCCCGGAGCACCCGGTCTGGTACCTCAACCTGACGACCGACCCGCACGTGGAGCTCCAGGACGGTCCGGTGCGACAGGAGATGACGGCCCGCGAGGTGACCGGGTCCGAACGCGCCGAGTGGTGGGAGCGCGCGGTCGCCGCCTTCCCGACGTACGCCGAGTACCAGGAGAAGACCGACCGCCTGATCCCCGTCTTCGTCCTGGAGCCCGGGCACCGGTAG
- a CDS encoding restriction endonuclease has product MSRSRKLHRLSNPDANERRAQRMLFRHLRDDTNANRGRMARRVRELQLLLEMDPIEFEKLIARLMESMGMKVELTARSKDGGVDVRGIDSDPFRGGNVIVQVKRYRDTVTPSVVRDLFGTLQHDRAATKAVLVTTSKFGPSSHQFVSGKPITLINGSELVGLLKHHGFHEMFAPACASAVDEPAGGSDDSAPAIEVAAEPARLLLHWTGEEEYDIAALVCQGNRALSDDHLVFYNNASTPDGSVRLVTGYDDANACLMVDFDALPTEADRLVVIAAADTENHPEATMAGFAGPALILEAGADQDAAVVHLADGAETNIAMRLGRFDRDEAGDWDFTPALAGYPGGLRQAVVAYGLEVTDEEAVAAGQ; this is encoded by the coding sequence ATGTCCCGGAGCCGCAAGCTCCACCGTCTCAGCAACCCCGATGCCAACGAGCGCCGCGCCCAGCGGATGCTGTTCCGGCACCTCCGCGACGACACCAACGCGAACCGCGGCCGGATGGCGCGGCGGGTGCGCGAGCTCCAGCTCCTGCTGGAGATGGACCCGATCGAGTTCGAGAAGCTGATAGCCCGGCTGATGGAGTCGATGGGCATGAAGGTCGAGCTGACCGCCCGGTCGAAGGACGGCGGGGTGGACGTGCGCGGCATCGACAGCGACCCGTTCCGGGGCGGGAACGTGATCGTGCAGGTCAAGCGCTACCGGGACACGGTGACCCCGTCGGTCGTGCGGGACCTCTTCGGCACGCTCCAGCACGACCGGGCGGCCACCAAGGCCGTGCTCGTCACCACCAGCAAGTTCGGGCCGAGCTCGCACCAGTTCGTCTCCGGCAAGCCGATCACGCTGATCAACGGCTCCGAGCTGGTCGGTCTGCTCAAGCACCACGGCTTCCACGAGATGTTCGCGCCCGCCTGCGCGAGCGCGGTGGACGAGCCGGCCGGCGGGTCGGACGACAGCGCGCCCGCGATCGAGGTGGCCGCCGAGCCCGCACGGCTGCTGCTGCACTGGACGGGGGAGGAGGAGTACGACATCGCCGCCCTGGTCTGCCAGGGCAACCGCGCGCTCTCCGACGACCACCTCGTCTTCTACAACAACGCCTCCACGCCGGACGGTTCGGTCCGGCTCGTGACCGGCTACGACGACGCCAACGCGTGCCTGATGGTCGACTTCGACGCGCTGCCCACCGAGGCGGACCGGCTCGTCGTCATCGCCGCGGCCGACACCGAGAACCACCCGGAGGCCACCATGGCCGGGTTCGCCGGGCCGGCGCTGATCCTGGAGGCGGGCGCCGACCAGGACGCGGCCGTCGTCCACCTCGCGGACGGGGCGGAGACCAACATCGCGATGCGCCTGGGCCGCTTCGACCGCGACGAGGCGGGGGACTGGGACTTCACCCCCGCCCTCGCGGGCTACCCGGGCGGGCTGCGGCAGGCGGTCGTGGCGTACGGCCTGGAGGTCACGGACGAGGAGGCGGTGGCCGCGGGGCAGTGA
- a CDS encoding DUF6191 domain-containing protein, whose amino-acid sequence MTVVSVVVMAAAALVAGLVALAAVVSNRRDGGPEAGSGSGGFGMSVFEELHALFHAGKRVQIEQRQARLVLRDDDHATAPPGHGIDLDAGTAMVIRKRREPEGRESPS is encoded by the coding sequence ATGACGGTGGTGTCGGTGGTGGTCATGGCGGCGGCGGCCCTGGTGGCCGGGCTGGTCGCCCTGGCGGCGGTGGTGAGCAACCGCCGCGACGGCGGACCGGAGGCCGGATCGGGATCCGGCGGCTTCGGCATGTCGGTGTTCGAGGAGCTGCACGCCCTGTTCCACGCGGGCAAGCGCGTCCAGATCGAGCAGCGCCAGGCGCGGCTCGTCCTGCGCGACGACGACCACGCGACCGCCCCGCCCGGCCACGGCATCGACCTGGACGCGGGCACCGCGATGGTGATCCGCAAGCGGCGGGAGCCGGAGGGCCGCGAGAGCCCGTCCTGA
- a CDS encoding SDR family oxidoreductase — translation MTVRDDTGSTTGEVTPEELAAFGRTLARLRALPTGDVTRLHAERQLSSFHRASRKQRRQEERAQVLAADAALLAATATGARDRREDAPLPARADSAPVGELRGSRRCYVCKRRYREVDAFYHMLCRPCAADNTSRRALSTDLRGRRALLTGGRVKIGFQLALMMLRDGAELLVTSRFPHDTVRRFRAAEGSAAWWDRLTVIGIDLRDPRQVLGLTEQLRTDGRSLDILVNNAAQTLRRPPESYALLAAGERSALPAGDAANVTHAPGFRSTAAPAPSPLPPLLASPLPVPLGTDEAGLLPDLADTNSWSARLGSLDPTEVLEVQLVNALAPALLCDRLLPLLLASPHPRRYIVNVTAVEGRFAVRNKTPGHPHTNMAKAALNMLTRTSAEELATRGVHMCAVDTGWITDENPAPRKARIAATGFRTPLDIVDGAARVYDPVVRGEAGSPVSGVFLKDYREAAW, via the coding sequence ATGACGGTCCGGGACGACACGGGCAGCACGACCGGGGAGGTCACTCCCGAGGAACTGGCCGCGTTCGGCCGCACCCTCGCCCGCCTGCGCGCACTGCCCACCGGCGACGTCACCCGGCTGCACGCCGAGCGGCAGCTCAGCTCCTTCCACCGCGCGAGCCGCAAGCAGCGCCGCCAGGAGGAGCGCGCCCAGGTCCTGGCCGCCGACGCCGCGCTGCTCGCCGCCACCGCCACCGGCGCCCGCGACCGCCGGGAGGACGCCCCGCTGCCCGCCCGGGCGGACTCGGCCCCCGTCGGCGAACTCCGCGGCAGCCGCCGCTGCTACGTCTGCAAGCGGCGGTACCGCGAGGTGGACGCGTTCTACCACATGCTCTGCCGCCCCTGCGCGGCCGACAACACCTCCCGCCGCGCCCTCTCCACCGACCTCCGGGGCCGCCGCGCGCTGCTCACCGGCGGCCGGGTGAAGATCGGGTTCCAGCTGGCCCTGATGATGCTGCGCGACGGCGCCGAGCTGCTCGTCACCAGCCGTTTCCCGCACGACACCGTGCGCCGCTTCCGGGCCGCCGAGGGCAGCGCCGCCTGGTGGGACCGCCTCACCGTCATCGGCATCGACCTGCGCGACCCGCGCCAGGTGCTCGGCCTCACCGAGCAACTGCGCACCGACGGGCGGTCGTTGGACATCCTGGTCAACAACGCCGCGCAGACCTTGCGCCGCCCGCCCGAGTCCTACGCCCTGCTGGCCGCCGGCGAGCGGTCCGCCCTGCCCGCGGGCGACGCCGCGAACGTCACGCATGCGCCCGGCTTCCGGTCGACGGCCGCCCCGGCGCCGTCGCCGCTCCCGCCACTGCTTGCGTCACCGCTTCCGGTCCCGCTCGGGACCGACGAGGCCGGCCTGCTGCCGGACCTCGCCGACACCAACTCCTGGTCCGCCCGCCTCGGTTCGCTCGATCCCACCGAGGTCCTGGAGGTCCAGCTCGTCAACGCGCTCGCCCCGGCCCTGCTCTGCGACCGGCTGCTGCCGCTGCTGCTCGCCTCCCCGCACCCCCGCCGCTACATCGTCAACGTGACGGCCGTGGAGGGCCGGTTCGCCGTCCGCAACAAGACCCCCGGCCACCCGCACACCAACATGGCCAAGGCCGCGCTCAACATGCTCACCCGCACCAGCGCGGAGGAACTCGCCACCCGGGGCGTGCACATGTGCGCCGTCGACACCGGCTGGATCACCGACGAGAACCCGGCCCCCCGGAAGGCCCGGATCGCCGCCACCGGCTTCCGCACCCCGCTCGACATCGTCGACGGCGCCGCCCGCGTCTACGACCCCGTGGTCCGCGGCGAGGCGGGCTCCCCGGTCTCCGGGGTCTTCCTCAAGGACTACCGCGAGGCGGCCTGGTGA
- a CDS encoding carbohydrate binding domain-containing protein: protein MPRAPHDTPARHRRPAVRTKLLGLATAVVLAGAGLAAVAGNAGAADGNLLANPGFESGSLGPWSCSGTTGSVVNSGAHGGSYALSGAVGSSDTAQCGQSVAVKPNTTYTLSAWVKGQYVYLGATGSGVTDPAVWTPGGSGWQQLSATFTTGAATTSVNVYLHGWYGQGAYLADDVTLSGPGGNPTTPPPTTPPTTTPPTTTPPTTTPPTTPAPDVALPVAPYIDMGAWPTPSLPAMAKSGNLKAFTMGFVTAVGCKASWFNAYDPRTGWAKDQIDALRAAGGDVKLSFGGASGTELAAACTTVDSLFAEYDAVVKAFNLRYVDFDIEGAAIADTAANDRRSAALAKLQKANPGLKVSFTLPVLPEGLTTEGVAIVRSARDAGVNVDLVNIMAMDYYRSGADYGDAAVQAAQSLYGQLKALYPAKSDAQLWSAVGVTPMIGENDDHQIYNQADAQQLVAFARQHHLGELAFWDATRDANACTGGLFKCTNIPQQPYEFAKIFAQYTG from the coding sequence ATGCCACGCGCGCCCCACGACACCCCTGCCCGGCACCGCCGCCCGGCCGTCCGCACCAAGCTCCTCGGCCTCGCCACCGCCGTCGTCCTCGCCGGCGCCGGCCTGGCCGCGGTCGCCGGGAACGCCGGCGCCGCCGACGGCAACCTGCTCGCCAACCCCGGCTTCGAGAGCGGCTCGCTCGGCCCGTGGAGCTGCTCCGGCACCACCGGCAGCGTGGTCAACTCCGGCGCGCACGGCGGCTCGTACGCCCTGAGCGGCGCGGTCGGCAGCTCCGACACCGCCCAGTGCGGCCAGAGCGTCGCCGTGAAGCCCAACACCACCTACACGCTGAGCGCCTGGGTCAAGGGCCAGTACGTCTACCTCGGCGCGACCGGCAGCGGGGTCACCGACCCGGCCGTCTGGACGCCCGGCGGCAGCGGCTGGCAGCAGCTGAGCGCCACCTTCACCACCGGCGCGGCCACCACCAGCGTCAACGTCTACCTGCACGGCTGGTACGGCCAGGGCGCCTACCTCGCCGACGACGTCACGCTGTCCGGCCCCGGTGGCAACCCGACCACCCCGCCGCCCACCACCCCGCCGACCACGACGCCCCCGACCACCACCCCGCCCACGACCACGCCGCCCACCACCCCCGCGCCCGACGTGGCCCTCCCGGTCGCGCCGTACATCGACATGGGCGCCTGGCCGACCCCCTCGCTGCCCGCGATGGCCAAGTCCGGCAACCTCAAGGCCTTCACCATGGGCTTCGTCACCGCCGTCGGCTGCAAGGCCAGCTGGTTCAACGCCTACGACCCGCGCACCGGCTGGGCCAAGGACCAGATCGACGCGCTGCGCGCGGCCGGCGGCGACGTCAAGCTCTCCTTCGGCGGCGCCAGCGGCACCGAACTCGCCGCCGCCTGCACCACCGTCGACTCGCTGTTCGCCGAGTACGACGCGGTGGTGAAGGCCTTCAACCTGCGCTACGTGGACTTCGACATCGAGGGCGCCGCGATCGCCGACACCGCCGCCAACGACCGCCGCTCCGCCGCGCTCGCCAAGCTGCAGAAGGCCAACCCGGGGCTGAAGGTCTCCTTCACCCTGCCCGTGCTCCCGGAGGGCCTCACCACCGAGGGCGTCGCCATCGTCCGCTCGGCCCGCGACGCGGGGGTGAACGTCGACCTCGTCAACATCATGGCGATGGACTACTACCGCTCCGGCGCGGACTACGGCGACGCCGCCGTCCAGGCGGCGCAGTCCCTGTACGGTCAGCTCAAGGCCCTGTACCCGGCCAAGAGCGACGCCCAGCTGTGGTCGGCCGTCGGCGTCACCCCGATGATCGGCGAGAACGACGACCACCAGATCTACAACCAGGCCGACGCCCAGCAGCTGGTCGCCTTCGCCCGCCAGCACCACCTGGGCGAACTGGCCTTCTGGGACGCCACCCGGGACGCCAACGCCTGCACCGGCGGCCTCTTCAAGTGCACCAACATCCCGCAGCAGCCGTACGAGTTCGCGAAGATCTTCGCCCAGTACACGGGCTGA
- a CDS encoding GDSL-type esterase/lipase family protein, with protein MIEDMAGRNLRCLFLGDSFTQGVGDPEFRGWVGRVAADCWAGPGAGAAEVTVFNLGVRRNTSADVRARCWGETDVRVLPGADNRLVLSVGSNDAVEEAGRPRVEPDACLANVAALLDGARGRGLVPFVVGPPPVVDAGAPHLGRLLSLAEGIAGVCAARGVPFVDVTAALAADRTWVAEALAADGAHPGAGGYRRLADLVLGGGFREWSAERGRGPGLPGRA; from the coding sequence ATGATCGAAGACATGGCGGGGCGGAACCTGCGGTGCCTCTTCCTCGGCGACTCCTTCACCCAGGGTGTCGGCGACCCGGAGTTCCGGGGCTGGGTGGGCCGCGTGGCGGCGGACTGCTGGGCGGGTCCCGGGGCCGGAGCGGCCGAGGTGACGGTGTTCAACCTGGGAGTCCGGCGGAACACGTCGGCCGACGTGCGGGCGCGTTGCTGGGGCGAGACGGACGTCCGGGTGCTGCCGGGCGCGGACAACCGGCTGGTGCTGTCGGTGGGCAGCAACGACGCGGTGGAGGAGGCCGGTCGGCCGCGGGTCGAGCCGGACGCGTGCCTGGCGAACGTGGCCGCGCTGCTGGACGGCGCCCGGGGCCGGGGGCTCGTGCCGTTCGTGGTGGGTCCGCCGCCGGTGGTCGACGCGGGGGCGCCGCACCTGGGGCGGCTGCTGTCGCTGGCGGAGGGCATCGCCGGGGTCTGCGCCGCGCGAGGGGTGCCGTTCGTCGATGTGACGGCCGCCCTGGCGGCGGACCGGACGTGGGTCGCGGAGGCCCTGGCCGCGGACGGCGCGCACCCGGGGGCGGGCGGCTACCGGCGGCTCGCGGACCTGGTGCTGGGCGGCGGGTTCCGGGAGTGGTCGGCGGAGCGCGGGCGCGGCCCGGGTCTCCCGGGCCGGGCTTGA